A window of the Microvirga terrae genome harbors these coding sequences:
- a CDS encoding ABC transporter ATP-binding protein, translating into MNQSKKSGDATRDVLKFTFRHWREEPRYVVLIMVTMMVSTLADVFMPVFAGRLVDAIATGSSDREAALHAALVAFAFMTGLGLLMIVMRHLAFYGIVELTLRVMGRVAQDAFARVQRFSTDWHANSFAGSTVRKITRGMWALDLMHDTLLLALLPSLTVLAGSMIILGLRWPVMGLVIGVSALAYIVMTGFLATLYVAPAARLANAWDTRVGGTLADALSCNPVVKAFGAEIREDGRLTWVLGKWQTRTRRVWQRGTNSGTVQFIALLGIRAAIIGTAIWLWWQDRATPGDLAYVLTTYFVIHGYLRDVGMHINNLRRSVNDMEELVEIHRETIGVPDHASARPIHISRGEVAFERVTFHYVGHETPLYRDLSLMIRAGERVGLVGPSGSGKTTLVKLIQRLYDVTGGQILIDGQNIAQAEQASLRSQIAIVQQEPILFHRTLAENIAYGRPGASMADIEQAARLANAHEFIMSLPKGYSTLVGERGVKLSGGERQRVAIARAFLADAPILILDEATSALDSESEVLIQQAMERLMVGRTSVVIAHRLSTVRALDRILVFDRGRIVEEGDHLTLYRKGGLYRRLCDHQGLDLAKGARSDMAAE; encoded by the coding sequence ATGAACCAGTCGAAGAAAAGCGGGGACGCCACCCGCGATGTCCTGAAATTCACGTTCCGCCACTGGCGTGAAGAGCCGCGCTATGTGGTGCTCATCATGGTGACCATGATGGTGTCGACCTTGGCCGACGTGTTCATGCCCGTCTTCGCGGGGCGGCTCGTCGATGCCATCGCGACGGGCAGCAGCGACCGCGAGGCTGCCCTGCATGCGGCGCTTGTCGCCTTCGCGTTCATGACCGGCCTCGGCCTGCTCATGATCGTCATGCGTCATCTGGCCTTCTACGGCATCGTGGAGCTCACGCTGCGGGTGATGGGACGCGTCGCGCAGGATGCGTTCGCACGTGTGCAGCGGTTCTCGACCGACTGGCACGCCAACTCCTTCGCCGGCTCCACCGTGCGCAAGATCACGCGCGGCATGTGGGCGCTCGACCTGATGCACGATACGCTCCTGCTGGCCCTATTGCCTTCTCTCACGGTGCTGGCGGGTTCGATGATCATCCTGGGCCTGCGCTGGCCGGTGATGGGGCTCGTCATCGGAGTGAGCGCGCTGGCCTACATCGTCATGACCGGCTTCCTGGCGACCCTCTATGTCGCGCCTGCGGCCCGGTTGGCGAATGCGTGGGACACCCGTGTCGGCGGCACTCTGGCGGATGCTTTGAGCTGCAACCCGGTGGTCAAAGCGTTCGGTGCCGAGATACGCGAGGACGGGCGCCTCACCTGGGTGCTGGGAAAGTGGCAGACCCGCACCCGGCGCGTCTGGCAGCGGGGCACCAACAGCGGCACGGTGCAGTTCATCGCGCTGCTCGGCATTCGCGCCGCCATCATCGGAACGGCCATCTGGCTATGGTGGCAGGATCGCGCGACGCCGGGTGATCTCGCTTACGTGCTCACAACGTACTTCGTGATCCACGGATACCTGCGCGATGTCGGCATGCACATCAACAACCTGCGCCGTTCCGTGAATGACATGGAGGAACTCGTCGAGATCCATCGAGAGACCATCGGTGTGCCGGACCATGCCAGCGCGAGGCCGATCCACATCTCCCGTGGCGAAGTCGCGTTCGAGCGTGTCACGTTCCATTATGTCGGACACGAGACGCCGCTCTATCGGGATCTGTCGTTGATGATCCGAGCAGGCGAGCGTGTCGGCCTCGTGGGGCCGTCGGGCTCCGGCAAAACCACCCTCGTCAAGCTGATCCAGCGTCTCTACGACGTGACAGGTGGGCAGATCCTGATCGACGGGCAGAACATCGCTCAGGCCGAGCAGGCGTCCCTGCGTTCGCAGATTGCGATCGTGCAGCAGGAACCGATCCTGTTCCATCGCACCCTGGCCGAGAACATCGCCTACGGGCGGCCCGGCGCTTCGATGGCCGACATCGAGCAGGCGGCGCGTCTCGCCAATGCGCATGAGTTCATCATGAGTCTGCCCAAAGGCTACTCTACGCTCGTGGGTGAGCGCGGCGTGAAGCTCTCGGGCGGCGAGCGGCAGCGGGTCGCCATCGCGCGCGCTTTCCTGGCGGATGCGCCCATTCTGATCCTGGACGAGGCGACCTCGGCCCTTGACTCGGAATCGGAGGTGCTGATCCAGCAGGCCATGGAACGGCTCATGGTGGGGCGCACCTCCGTAGTGATCGCACACAGGCTGTCCACGGTGCGGGCTCTCGACCGCATTCTCGTGTTCGACCGGGGGCGGATCGTGGAGGAGGGGGACCACCTCACGCTTTACAGAAAAGGCGGCCTCTACCGCCGCCTGTGCGACCACCAGGGTCTGGACCTCGCAAAAGGGGCTAGGTCCGATATGGCCGCAGAATAG
- a CDS encoding NAD(P)/FAD-dependent oxidoreductase, with protein MLPAHVDTYYSRTAAISETYPEAAGRMEADVCIIGGGLAGLTAALKLARTGRSVVLLEARRVAWGASGRNGGFVSAGYATGLSSIERRVGSDHARELFRLSMEGVDIVRSEIDELGIKDAHPVPGIAKVLRYDSRGALQAASESQQREFGQTLRYLPRAEVRELLASPRYHEAVLDEDAFHFHPLNYGSALAREAMRLGAAIHEHSPVTSADLEGPRKIVRTTGAEISAEHVVFATGGYTDDVLPALKRAFLPIATYVLLTESSPDLVQGAIRMQAAILDDRRAGDYYRRVDGGSRILWGGRITTRTTDPRNIASLLRREMVTTYPQLSDLKVEVAWSGLMSYARHLMPQIGSWKPGVWYCTAFGGHGMNTTAIGGTVVAEGITGESDRYRLFAPFGLTWNGGIIGRAAAQLTYWSYQVADAAREFRSR; from the coding sequence ATGCTGCCAGCCCATGTCGACACCTATTACAGCCGCACGGCCGCCATATCGGAAACCTATCCGGAGGCTGCGGGCCGCATGGAGGCAGATGTCTGCATCATCGGCGGCGGCCTGGCCGGCCTCACCGCGGCACTGAAGCTCGCGCGCACCGGACGGAGCGTCGTTCTGCTCGAAGCCCGTCGTGTCGCCTGGGGCGCCTCTGGCCGTAACGGCGGCTTCGTCTCCGCAGGCTATGCGACCGGCCTTTCCTCCATCGAGCGGCGCGTAGGATCCGATCACGCGCGGGAGCTGTTCCGGCTTTCCATGGAAGGCGTGGACATCGTGCGCAGCGAAATCGACGAACTCGGCATCAAGGACGCTCATCCGGTGCCGGGAATCGCAAAAGTCCTGCGCTATGACTCGCGGGGAGCCTTGCAGGCGGCCAGTGAAAGCCAGCAGCGCGAGTTCGGTCAGACGCTGCGCTACTTGCCGCGGGCTGAGGTGAGAGAGTTGCTCGCCTCGCCCAGATACCACGAGGCCGTTCTGGATGAAGATGCTTTTCACTTCCATCCCTTGAACTACGGGAGTGCGCTGGCGCGCGAAGCGATGCGGCTGGGCGCAGCCATTCACGAGCACTCGCCCGTGACGTCGGCAGATCTTGAGGGACCCCGCAAGATCGTCCGCACGACGGGCGCGGAGATTTCCGCCGAGCACGTGGTCTTTGCAACGGGCGGCTATACGGATGACGTGCTGCCCGCCCTCAAACGCGCATTCCTGCCGATTGCCACTTATGTTCTGCTGACCGAGTCGTCGCCGGATCTGGTCCAGGGAGCCATTCGCATGCAGGCGGCGATTCTCGATGATCGTCGGGCAGGGGATTACTATCGTCGGGTCGATGGGGGGAGCCGAATTCTGTGGGGCGGACGAATCACCACCCGAACGACCGATCCGCGCAACATCGCGTCTCTGCTCAGACGGGAGATGGTGACGACTTATCCGCAACTCTCTGATTTGAAGGTAGAGGTCGCCTGGTCGGGTCTCATGTCGTACGCCCGACACCTGATGCCGCAGATCGGGTCATGGAAGCCAGGCGTCTGGTACTGCACGGCTTTCGGCGGTCACGGTATGAACACCACGGCGATCGGCGGTACGGTGGTCGCAGAAGGCATTACGGGCGAGAGCGACCGTTACCGTCTCTTCGCGCCCTTCGGTCTGACGTGGAATGGCGGCATCATCGGTCGTGCCGCCGCCCAGCTCACCTACTGGAGCTATCAAGTCGCCGATGCGGCCAGGGAGTTCCGCTCCCGCTAA
- a CDS encoding IS701 family transposase, with amino-acid sequence MSTSVAWEHELQSWLEPFLTPLHHPARRRMCPLYVAGLIGPGERKSLQPMAARVAPADYDQLHHFVAVGPWDEAPLEAELLAQANRLVGGPEAILVIDDTALLKKGSHSVGVTSQYAGVVGKNANCQCLVSLTLAKGEVPVPIVLRLFLPDTWIQDPARLHHAGVPEAFWTQRSKPEIALAELQQVMQAGVSFGAVLADAGYGISGPFRQALSALGLLWAVGTVRIQKVYAADVQMIPSPPSRGRSRTRQIPDQEAVTAEAMLAQASWRRITWRRGTKGPLKAKFAAVRVRVADGPAVRLHGQANQHLPGDEVWLVGEHRSSGERKYYLSNLPPDTALKQLAALIKARWVCEQAHQQLKEELGLDHFEGRSWRGLHRHALLTLIAYLFLQHLRLQAATGGKKKGWRATATTQLTGRSAHAA; translated from the coding sequence ATGAGCACCTCAGTGGCGTGGGAGCATGAACTCCAGTCCTGGCTTGAACCTTTCCTCACTCCTCTTCATCATCCGGCTCGGCGGCGCATGTGCCCGCTCTATGTCGCTGGCCTGATCGGTCCCGGCGAACGCAAGAGCCTGCAGCCGATGGCGGCGCGGGTGGCGCCGGCTGACTATGATCAACTGCATCACTTCGTGGCCGTGGGCCCGTGGGACGAGGCGCCGCTCGAAGCCGAACTGCTGGCCCAGGCCAACCGGCTGGTCGGCGGACCTGAGGCCATCCTGGTGATCGACGACACGGCGCTGCTCAAGAAGGGCTCCCATTCCGTGGGCGTCACCTCGCAATATGCCGGAGTGGTGGGCAAGAACGCGAATTGTCAGTGCCTGGTCTCGCTCACCCTCGCCAAGGGCGAGGTGCCGGTCCCGATCGTGCTGCGGCTGTTCCTGCCTGACACCTGGATCCAGGATCCCGCGCGCCTGCACCACGCCGGCGTGCCCGAGGCGTTCTGGACGCAGCGCTCGAAGCCCGAGATCGCGCTGGCGGAACTCCAGCAGGTCATGCAAGCGGGCGTCAGCTTCGGAGCCGTGCTGGCGGATGCCGGCTATGGCATCAGCGGGCCCTTCCGCCAGGCGCTCTCGGCACTCGGGCTGCTCTGGGCCGTGGGCACCGTGCGGATCCAGAAGGTGTATGCGGCGGATGTGCAGATGATCCCAAGTCCGCCCTCCCGTGGCCGCTCCCGCACGCGACAGATCCCGGATCAGGAGGCGGTGACGGCTGAAGCCATGCTGGCGCAGGCCTCCTGGCGTCGGATCACGTGGCGACGCGGCACCAAAGGCCCGCTGAAGGCGAAGTTCGCGGCCGTGCGCGTGCGGGTCGCCGATGGGCCTGCGGTTCGTCTGCACGGGCAGGCCAATCAGCATCTGCCGGGTGACGAAGTGTGGCTCGTGGGCGAGCATCGCTCGTCGGGCGAGCGCAAGTACTACCTATCCAACCTTCCGCCGGACACAGCCCTGAAGCAGCTGGCGGCCCTGATCAAGGCGCGCTGGGTGTGCGAGCAGGCGCACCAGCAGCTCAAGGAAGAGCTCGGGCTGGATCACTTCGAGGGCCGCTCGTGGCGCGGGTTGCACCGGCATGCCTTGCTGACCCTGATCGCGTATTTGTTCTTGCAGCATCTGCGGCTGCAGGCCGCCACAGGGGGAAAAAAGAAAGGCTGGCGGGCCACCGCCACAACCCAGCTTACCGGCCGTTCGGCGCATGCTGCTTGA
- a CDS encoding MOSC domain-containing protein: MHAFVTAVSASPSHSFSKPNQDVIRLLAGLGVEGDAHLGTTVKHRSRVAKDPNQPNLRQVHLIHAELHDELREAGFDVRAGDMGENVTTRGIDLLGLPTGARLLIGDRAVIEVTGLRNPCVQIDRFQKGLMKAVLGRDAHGNLVRKSGIMGVVVDDGEVRAGDAVRLELPSGPYRPLEVV, encoded by the coding sequence ATGCATGCATTCGTTACCGCCGTCAGTGCGAGTCCTAGCCACAGCTTCAGCAAGCCCAATCAGGATGTCATTCGTCTCCTGGCAGGTCTAGGGGTCGAGGGTGATGCGCATCTCGGCACGACGGTCAAGCATCGCTCTCGGGTGGCCAAGGACCCCAACCAGCCGAACCTGCGGCAGGTTCACCTGATCCATGCCGAGCTGCACGACGAGTTGCGTGAGGCAGGGTTCGACGTCCGTGCGGGCGATATGGGCGAGAATGTCACGACGCGTGGCATCGACCTTCTCGGCTTGCCGACGGGCGCGCGACTGCTCATCGGCGATAGAGCCGTGATCGAGGTCACAGGGCTGCGAAACCCTTGTGTGCAGATTGATCGCTTCCAAAAAGGCCTCATGAAGGCTGTCCTCGGCAGGGACGCGCATGGAAATCTCGTCCGAAAATCCGGCATCATGGGGGTTGTCGTCGATGATGGCGAGGTAAGAGCGGGGGATGCCGTTCGACTGGAACTGCCGTCCGGGCCCTATCGGCCGCTCGAAGTCGTATGA
- a CDS encoding helix-turn-helix domain-containing protein, which produces MMSAKSPNRVDRHIGMKIRLQRCVIGLSPERLGKRLGITCQKLRKYENGQDRVGAGRLQDIAHALGVTASYLLEGQTHSALSAENRTAVQRFLETQEGMELASAFVKIENPALRRVLLDLIKAAISDKGSQT; this is translated from the coding sequence ATGATGTCTGCGAAATCGCCGAACCGTGTCGACCGACACATCGGGATGAAAATCCGACTCCAGCGATGCGTCATCGGCCTCAGCCCGGAACGACTCGGCAAGCGCCTCGGCATCACGTGCCAGAAACTTCGGAAATATGAGAATGGCCAAGACCGTGTCGGCGCCGGGCGGCTGCAGGACATCGCCCATGCTCTTGGCGTAACCGCCTCGTATCTTCTCGAAGGGCAGACGCACTCCGCCCTGTCGGCAGAGAATAGAACGGCCGTCCAGCGGTTCCTTGAGACGCAAGAAGGCATGGAACTTGCTTCCGCTTTCGTCAAGATCGAGAACCCGGCGCTACGCCGGGTTCTTTTGGACCTCATCAAAGCAGCGATTTCCGACAAGGGTTCTCAAACTTGA
- a CDS encoding LuxR family transcriptional regulator, translating into MLAGVIPTPGASRQHQISSIILDHWPIEWSRRYFSQGYIVQDPAIRTVRRSSAPFLWSELKPLYREDAAGRRVMEEAGEFRLRQGFTVPVTTLDGEIAALSIAGERLELGPEDRGVLTLLATYSLGRSILLRETDQRGGVRLTPREREALQWAAEGETEWEIGERMGISEHGVDKHMRSAREKLRTRTRAHAVAEGIRLGLIK; encoded by the coding sequence GTGCTAGCAGGTGTCATTCCTACTCCTGGAGCAAGTCGTCAGCACCAGATCTCAAGCATCATCCTCGACCATTGGCCGATCGAGTGGAGCCGTCGCTACTTCTCTCAAGGCTACATCGTACAGGACCCGGCCATACGTACTGTGAGACGAAGCAGTGCACCGTTTCTGTGGAGTGAGCTCAAGCCCTTGTATCGCGAAGATGCGGCGGGACGCCGTGTCATGGAGGAAGCTGGGGAGTTCCGGCTTCGACAGGGGTTCACCGTTCCCGTCACAACATTGGATGGCGAGATCGCCGCACTATCGATCGCCGGAGAGCGGCTGGAACTCGGGCCGGAGGATAGAGGGGTGTTGACACTCTTGGCTACGTATTCGCTGGGACGCTCGATCCTGCTGCGCGAGACGGACCAGCGTGGCGGGGTCAGGCTGACACCAAGGGAGCGTGAAGCTCTGCAGTGGGCAGCCGAGGGCGAAACCGAGTGGGAGATCGGCGAACGCATGGGGATCTCGGAGCATGGGGTTGACAAGCATATGCGGTCTGCCCGCGAGAAGCTCCGAACGCGTACACGCGCACATGCCGTAGCGGAAGGTATACGCCTCGGCCTCATCAAATAG
- a CDS encoding acyl-homoserine-lactone synthase, translated as MIHIVSPDNHHLYEELMEQAYRLRHRVFVEEKKWMDLAKPDGREIDQFDNEHAIHMLYIDGGKVLGYQRMLPSTRPHLLSDVLPHLCEDVLPIGEHIWEWTRYCVEPAHRERGRTLSPVANTLLSGIVEWGLESGVETIIIQMNPLWLLRLVQLHFRVMPLGLPQQVGGEDVVAVTASFDRRTLARLQEMRGDRQRVLAEPEKPVHRLAS; from the coding sequence ATGATCCATATTGTATCCCCTGACAATCACCACCTCTATGAGGAATTGATGGAGCAGGCTTATCGCCTGCGCCATCGCGTTTTCGTCGAGGAGAAGAAATGGATGGATCTCGCAAAGCCGGATGGTCGGGAGATCGATCAGTTCGACAATGAGCACGCGATCCACATGCTTTACATCGACGGCGGAAAGGTCCTGGGGTATCAGCGCATGCTGCCGTCCACGCGGCCTCATCTGCTCTCCGATGTGCTCCCACATTTGTGTGAGGATGTTTTGCCCATTGGCGAACATATCTGGGAATGGACACGGTACTGCGTCGAGCCGGCGCATCGTGAGCGCGGACGTACCCTGAGTCCCGTCGCCAACACGCTGCTCTCCGGAATTGTAGAATGGGGTTTAGAGAGCGGTGTCGAGACGATTATCATCCAGATGAATCCCCTCTGGTTGCTGCGCTTGGTGCAACTCCACTTCCGCGTCATGCCGCTTGGCCTCCCCCAACAGGTAGGGGGTGAGGATGTTGTGGCCGTCACCGCCTCGTTCGATCGCAGGACTTTGGCTCGCCTCCAGGAAATGCGAGGCGACCGACAGCGCGTTCTTGCTGAGCCGGAGAAGCCGGTCCATCGCCTCGCGAGCTAA
- a CDS encoding M10 family metallopeptidase C-terminal domain-containing protein has product MPAVETYNSTGNAYIDAVLGTMKWVPGNLTYSFPATAASYGSSYGGGETAKGFGAFNDAQQAITRSALNLYAAVSSLTFQEQSGASTSSADLRFAQSDLPSTAWAYFPTTDATGGDVWLNNSSRSYASPAMGNYAYLTIMHEIGHALGLEHSHEGNMPQDRDSLEYTVMSYRSYAGASTSTGYTNETWGYPQSLMMYDIAAIQHMYGANYGLNGGDTTYAWSPTTGEMFINGIGQGLPGGNQILLTVWDGGGIDTYSFTNYTTGLSIDLEPGAWTITAQEQRAKLYWDGSKLAAGNIANALLYQGNERSLIENASGGSASDVIKGNMASNTLQGNGGDDTLYGQNNNDVLIGGSGSDLLNGGIGSDTASYITAKAAVTADLQSSSGNRGDAAGDTYESIEHLTGSAYNDMLYGNGASNVIHGESGKDTLFGRSGNDTLDGGSGSDKLYGQSGKDLLIGGSGADVFVFQTLSDSRKSTVDTITDFRRGSDHIDLRGIDANTKVAGNQAFSFIGKTAFHGKAGELRFADGIVSGDVNGDRSADFKIKVADLTALSKNDFYL; this is encoded by the coding sequence ATGCCTGCTGTCGAAACATACAATTCAACGGGAAATGCTTACATCGATGCTGTTCTCGGTACGATGAAATGGGTACCAGGCAATCTGACTTATAGCTTCCCCGCAACGGCCGCCTCGTATGGATCGTCCTACGGCGGCGGCGAAACCGCGAAAGGCTTTGGCGCGTTCAACGATGCCCAGCAGGCCATCACGCGCTCGGCATTGAATCTCTATGCGGCAGTCAGCAGTCTGACCTTCCAGGAGCAGAGTGGAGCCAGCACATCCTCTGCCGATCTGCGATTTGCACAATCGGACTTGCCCAGCACGGCATGGGCCTATTTTCCGACAACCGATGCAACAGGCGGCGATGTCTGGCTCAATAATTCCAGCCGTAGCTACGCGAGTCCGGCGATGGGGAACTATGCCTATCTTACGATCATGCATGAGATCGGGCATGCCCTTGGGCTTGAGCATTCGCATGAGGGCAACATGCCCCAAGATCGCGACAGCCTGGAATACACCGTGATGAGCTACCGCTCCTATGCGGGCGCATCGACCAGCACGGGCTATACCAACGAGACCTGGGGTTATCCCCAGTCCCTCATGATGTACGACATCGCCGCAATCCAGCACATGTATGGTGCGAATTACGGGTTGAACGGTGGCGATACGACCTATGCCTGGAGCCCCACGACTGGCGAGATGTTCATCAATGGCATCGGACAGGGCCTCCCCGGCGGCAACCAGATCCTGCTGACCGTCTGGGATGGCGGCGGGATCGATACATACAGCTTCACCAACTACACCACCGGTCTCTCCATCGATCTCGAGCCTGGAGCCTGGACGATAACCGCCCAGGAGCAACGCGCAAAGTTGTATTGGGACGGCTCGAAACTCGCTGCCGGCAATATCGCCAATGCGCTCCTTTATCAGGGCAACGAGCGCTCTCTTATTGAGAACGCCTCCGGTGGTTCCGCAAGCGATGTAATCAAGGGCAACATGGCCAGCAACACGCTGCAGGGCAATGGTGGCGACGACACGCTCTACGGCCAGAACAACAACGACGTTCTGATTGGCGGAAGCGGCAGCGACCTGCTCAACGGCGGGATCGGATCAGACACGGCGAGCTACATCACAGCGAAGGCAGCCGTGACGGCTGATCTCCAGTCCTCCTCGGGCAATCGAGGCGATGCCGCCGGCGACACCTACGAGAGCATCGAGCACCTTACCGGCAGTGCTTACAACGACATGCTCTATGGCAATGGTGCTTCCAATGTCATTCATGGAGAAAGCGGCAAGGATACCCTTTTCGGGCGCAGCGGCAATGATACACTCGATGGTGGATCAGGCAGCGACAAGCTCTATGGACAGAGCGGCAAGGACCTGCTCATCGGAGGAAGCGGCGCAGACGTCTTCGTTTTCCAGACGTTGAGCGATTCTCGTAAATCCACTGTGGATACGATCACCGATTTCCGCCGCGGCTCCGACCATATCGACCTTCGCGGAATCGACGCCAACACCAAGGTTGCAGGCAACCAGGCCTTCAGCTTCATTGGCAAGACTGCATTCCATGGGAAGGCGGGAGAACTGCGCTTTGCCGATGGCATCGTATCGGGCGACGTGAACGGCGACAGGTCCGCGGACTTCAAGATCAAGGTCGCAGACTTGACCGCGCTGTCGAAGAACGACTTCTATCTGTGA
- a CDS encoding MFS transporter, with the protein MTMDQVQGSHSSSTPLERDARLVSTDHKVAPSEIAIGVIIGRAAEYFDFFVFAIASVVVFPKVFFPFAEPVTATLYSFAMFSLAFVARPVGSIIFTAIDRRHGRGVKLTIALFLLGFSTMAISFLPGYAQIGAWSLYLLGVLRIGQGLALGGAWDGLASLLALNAPVERRGFYAAIPQLGAPLGFMVASVLFAFFLLNLSEADFLDWGWRYPFFCAFAINVVALFSRLRLVATEEFSRLLERRRLEPSPILPLIRNHSGVLLVGALIPLASFALFHLVTVFPISWITLFTQRSAGEFLMVQCSGAFICAVAVVASGLIADQIGRRRLLLISAGLIAVFAVCSTIAPLIVEENAIGQTIYVNAGFALLGLSYGQSSGAVTSQLAQRYRYTGAALTNDLAWLLGAGFAPLIVLFLSARYGLACVGLYLLSGAVTTLVALSLSRSEIRQV; encoded by the coding sequence ATGACGATGGATCAGGTTCAAGGGTCTCATTCTTCCTCCACGCCCCTTGAGCGCGATGCCCGCTTGGTATCCACCGATCACAAGGTTGCGCCAAGCGAAATCGCCATCGGGGTGATCATCGGTCGCGCCGCAGAGTATTTCGACTTCTTTGTCTTTGCCATTGCCTCCGTGGTGGTGTTCCCAAAGGTGTTCTTCCCGTTCGCGGAACCGGTGACGGCAACGCTTTATTCGTTTGCCATGTTCTCATTGGCCTTTGTCGCCCGGCCGGTTGGTTCGATTATCTTCACGGCGATCGACCGCCGTCACGGTCGGGGCGTCAAGCTGACCATCGCGCTGTTTTTGCTCGGCTTCTCCACCATGGCGATCTCCTTCCTGCCCGGATACGCTCAGATCGGCGCATGGTCCTTGTATCTTCTCGGCGTTCTGAGGATCGGCCAGGGCCTCGCCCTGGGCGGTGCGTGGGACGGGCTTGCGTCGCTTCTCGCCCTCAACGCGCCCGTCGAGCGTCGAGGCTTTTACGCCGCCATTCCGCAATTGGGTGCACCACTCGGATTCATGGTCGCCAGCGTGCTGTTCGCCTTCTTTCTGCTTAACCTGTCAGAGGCCGATTTTCTGGATTGGGGCTGGCGCTATCCGTTCTTCTGTGCCTTCGCCATCAACGTCGTGGCCTTGTTCTCACGCTTGCGGCTCGTCGCGACTGAAGAGTTTTCTCGCCTGCTCGAACGCCGACGGCTCGAACCATCGCCGATCCTGCCGCTGATCCGGAACCACTCGGGCGTTCTCCTGGTCGGGGCGCTGATCCCGCTGGCGAGCTTCGCTCTCTTCCATCTCGTGACTGTCTTTCCTATCAGTTGGATCACCCTGTTTACCCAGCGTTCCGCTGGAGAGTTCCTGATGGTTCAATGCTCCGGTGCCTTCATCTGCGCGGTCGCGGTCGTGGCTTCGGGTCTCATCGCCGACCAAATCGGACGCCGAAGGCTCCTCCTGATCTCCGCCGGCCTCATTGCCGTCTTCGCAGTTTGCAGCACCATCGCTCCGTTGATCGTCGAGGAGAATGCAATCGGCCAGACGATCTACGTCAATGCCGGCTTTGCGCTGCTTGGCCTGTCGTATGGACAATCATCCGGCGCAGTGACGTCGCAGCTCGCGCAGCGATACCGTTATACCGGCGCTGCCCTCACCAATGACCTCGCCTGGTTGCTCGGCGCGGGCTTTGCGCCGCTGATCGTCCTGTTCCTGTCGGCCCGATACGGACTTGCTTGCGTCGGCCTGTACTTGCTGTCAGGGGCCGTCACGACGCTTGTGGCACTGAGCCTGTCGCGCTCGGAAATCCGGCAGGTCTGA
- a CDS encoding DUF488 domain-containing protein — MDRPQIFTIGYEGADVDRFLTTLKDAGVAVLADVRAVALSRKRGFSKSALRDALAGQDIGYQHFIRLGTPKAGRQAARAGDGELMRRIYCDEVLATGPAQESLQELEALALTRPICLLCFERDPANCHRRVLAQHLAEKGFETVDLAVL, encoded by the coding sequence ATGGACAGGCCGCAGATATTTACGATCGGGTACGAGGGAGCGGACGTGGACCGCTTCCTCACGACTTTGAAGGATGCTGGCGTCGCGGTTCTCGCGGATGTGCGTGCCGTCGCGCTCTCGCGCAAGCGTGGGTTCTCGAAATCGGCCCTGCGTGATGCCCTGGCGGGCCAGGATATCGGCTACCAGCATTTCATCAGGCTCGGGACGCCGAAGGCGGGGCGACAGGCGGCGCGAGCCGGTGACGGCGAACTGATGCGCCGGATCTATTGCGACGAGGTTCTGGCCACGGGGCCGGCCCAGGAATCCCTCCAGGAACTCGAAGCCCTGGCGCTGACACGCCCGATCTGCCTGCTCTGCTTCGAGCGCGATCCCGCCAATTGCCACCGCCGGGTGTTGGCGCAGCACTTGGCCGAAAAGGGATTCGAAACGGTGGATCTGGCAGTTCTCTGA
- a CDS encoding GAF domain-containing protein, with the protein MFEVKDIPVSDSKRDFYASLAQQLSGLLAGEPDAIANAANMSALIYQFLPDLNWAGFYFMRGSELVLGPFQGKTACVRIAVGRGVCGAAVERKEPIVVPDVHAFPGHIACDSASRSELVVPLTKDGKVLGVLDLDSPSPNRFDEEDRQGCEMLVEIYLNASDLTL; encoded by the coding sequence ATGTTCGAAGTCAAAGATATTCCGGTCTCCGACAGCAAGCGGGACTTTTACGCTTCCCTCGCTCAGCAACTCTCCGGGCTTCTGGCGGGTGAGCCGGACGCGATCGCGAATGCCGCCAACATGTCGGCGTTGATCTACCAGTTCCTGCCGGACCTGAACTGGGCGGGCTTCTATTTCATGCGTGGATCGGAACTCGTTCTCGGGCCGTTCCAGGGCAAGACGGCCTGCGTGCGGATCGCGGTCGGCCGCGGCGTCTGCGGCGCAGCGGTTGAGCGCAAGGAACCCATCGTGGTGCCGGATGTGCATGCCTTCCCGGGCCATATCGCCTGCGACAGTGCCTCGCGCTCCGAGCTCGTCGTGCCTCTCACCAAGGACGGAAAGGTTCTGGGTGTGCTCGATCTCGACAGCCCCAGCCCGAACCGGTTCGATGAAGAGGACCGTCAGGGCTGCGAGATGCTGGTTGAGATCTATCTCAATGCTTCCGACCTCACGCTTTAG